Proteins encoded by one window of Chondromyces crocatus:
- a CDS encoding type II toxin-antitoxin system HipA family toxin, with protein MTNLDPRFVALGPHVFMIQRYDRLADGTRVHQEDFAQVRGVLPERKYGKASYEGLARIVGALCGHDGLLDFMRRVLFAILSGNDDAHLKNWSLLYPDGRTPRLAPVYDQISVREFFRRGELAFPLAKERSPTRIGWEHLTRIERYLHDHGLPVPLVAPMRTFVTRCLDHWQQHRLHTGPTYRTKLDRITRISAHHAHDGSTIPPTER; from the coding sequence GTGACGAACCTCGACCCTCGCTTCGTCGCGCTGGGACCGCACGTCTTCATGATCCAGCGCTACGACCGCCTCGCTGATGGAACGCGCGTCCACCAGGAAGACTTCGCTCAGGTCCGCGGCGTGCTCCCGGAACGGAAGTACGGGAAGGCCAGTTACGAGGGTCTTGCCCGGATCGTCGGTGCGCTGTGCGGGCACGACGGCCTGCTCGATTTCATGCGCCGCGTGCTCTTCGCCATTCTCTCCGGCAATGACGACGCCCACCTGAAGAACTGGTCCCTGCTCTATCCCGACGGCCGCACCCCTCGTCTCGCCCCTGTCTACGATCAGATCTCCGTCCGCGAGTTCTTCCGCCGCGGCGAGCTGGCCTTCCCCCTCGCCAAGGAGCGCTCACCGACCCGCATCGGCTGGGAGCACCTCACCCGCATCGAGCGCTACCTTCACGACCACGGCCTCCCCGTCCCCCTCGTCGCGCCGATGCGCACCTTCGTCACCCGCTGCCTCGATCACTGGCAACAGCACCGCCTCCACACCGGCCCCACCTACCGCACCAAGCTCGACCGCATCACGCGCATCTCCGCGCATCACGCGCATGACGGTTCAACCATCCCGCCCACCGAACGCTGA
- a CDS encoding HipA N-terminal domain-containing protein produces MLDVMLRDRRVGTLVRERGSSLLSFVLEDDYLSDPERTVLGQQFEARRHHRLFRQRAHPGRLPPFFANLLPEGALKAIVTSQAPDGDEASQLALLGEDLPGAIVVRPSVDPPRRGDTPETLRDALSLTTQIPPSDEFRFSLAGVQLKFSVIRSEDGHFTLPERGLGGTWIMKFGSARFPQLPENEFWTMQWARVVRPRCPAPRAGPRRHRDEPRPSLRRAGTARLHDPALRPPR; encoded by the coding sequence ATGCTCGACGTCATGCTGAGGGATCGCCGCGTGGGCACCCTCGTCCGCGAGAGGGGATCGAGCCTTCTGTCATTCGTGCTGGAGGACGACTACCTGAGCGATCCGGAGCGCACCGTGCTCGGCCAGCAGTTCGAGGCGCGCCGCCACCATCGGCTCTTTCGCCAGCGGGCGCATCCTGGCCGGCTGCCTCCCTTCTTCGCCAATCTCCTCCCCGAGGGAGCGCTGAAAGCGATCGTCACGTCCCAGGCTCCGGACGGCGACGAGGCCTCGCAGCTCGCCCTCCTCGGTGAAGATCTCCCGGGGGCCATCGTGGTGCGTCCCTCGGTCGACCCACCTCGACGCGGGGACACGCCGGAGACCCTGCGCGATGCGCTTTCCCTCACGACGCAGATACCTCCCTCGGACGAGTTCCGCTTCTCTCTCGCTGGCGTCCAGCTCAAGTTCTCCGTGATCCGATCGGAAGACGGCCACTTCACGTTGCCCGAGCGAGGGCTGGGCGGCACCTGGATCATGAAGTTCGGCTCAGCGCGCTTCCCACAGCTGCCGGAAAACGAGTTCTGGACGATGCAGTGGGCACGCGTCGTGCGGCCTCGATGTCCCGCCCCACGCGCTGGTCCGCGCCGACACCGTGACGAACCTCGACCCTCGCTTCGTCGCGCTGGGACCGCACGTCTTCATGATCCAGCGCTACGACCGCCTCGCTGA
- a CDS encoding nuclear transport factor 2 family protein: MSNSAVEIANLLYRYAELVDGGDLPGAAALFKNARMKIVGADALQDDAALLAMLQAVVKIHPCGTPRTRHLVTNPILEIDEGSNRATCRSCYTVLQVTEGIPLQVIAAGRYHDRFERVDGHWRFAYRDYTLFDLKGDVSGHLNLERLL, encoded by the coding sequence ATGTCGAACAGTGCAGTCGAGATAGCCAATCTTCTCTACCGCTATGCGGAGCTCGTGGATGGTGGTGACCTGCCAGGAGCTGCTGCTCTCTTCAAGAACGCGAGGATGAAGATCGTTGGCGCGGATGCGTTGCAAGACGATGCAGCCTTGCTGGCGATGTTGCAGGCGGTGGTGAAGATCCATCCCTGCGGCACCCCGCGGACCAGGCATCTGGTCACCAACCCGATCCTCGAGATCGATGAAGGCTCGAATCGAGCAACCTGCCGCTCCTGCTACACCGTCCTCCAGGTGACGGAGGGCATCCCCTTGCAGGTGATCGCTGCCGGTCGCTATCACGACCGGTTCGAGCGGGTCGATGGCCACTGGCGGTTTGCTTACCGCGACTACACCCTCTTCGACCTGAAGGGGGACGTCAGCGGTCATCTGAACCTCGAGCGACTGCTGTGA
- a CDS encoding M35 family metallo-endopeptidase yields MNKSLRGRLGAVLGGALGLGSLSGCMVPGGEVGMEGEGPIARSGALQVSLSGADVALMAQDEVTVTVTFTNASTEPVRVPRWYTGGEAIQERVLEVTRDGTEVAYLGPIVKRMAPRDADLITLLPGEQVERVVVLSDDYDLSVSGAYAVSFRVDGEAHDGEVGGTAAAGAMRPGAALASARAPDLSLWIEGRSNWVQESRARRKASAVDALTFSGGCSTSRQSTIVQAMDAAETYAQGAHEYLTTTTPSGTGRYKTWFGTYTTARWATAQKQFLAIRDAFVGQDVTVDCSCTDSGVYAYVYPREPYNIYVCGAFWSAPMTGTDSKGGTLVHEMSHFAVVAETDDHAYGHTAAKNLAKSSPTKALNNADNHEFFAENTPTLL; encoded by the coding sequence ATGAACAAGAGCCTTCGTGGTCGTCTCGGTGCCGTGCTGGGTGGGGCGCTCGGTCTGGGGAGCCTCTCGGGGTGCATGGTGCCAGGAGGCGAGGTGGGGATGGAGGGCGAGGGCCCGATCGCACGCTCGGGGGCGCTCCAGGTGAGCCTCTCTGGCGCCGACGTGGCGTTGATGGCGCAGGACGAGGTGACGGTGACGGTGACCTTCACGAACGCCTCCACCGAGCCGGTGCGCGTGCCGCGGTGGTACACGGGCGGCGAGGCGATCCAGGAGCGGGTGCTGGAGGTCACGCGCGATGGGACGGAGGTCGCGTACCTCGGGCCGATCGTGAAACGGATGGCGCCGCGCGACGCCGACCTGATCACGCTCCTGCCCGGCGAGCAGGTGGAACGGGTGGTGGTGCTCTCGGACGACTACGACCTGTCGGTGTCGGGAGCGTACGCGGTGTCCTTCCGCGTGGACGGCGAGGCGCACGATGGCGAGGTGGGCGGCACCGCCGCAGCGGGCGCGATGAGGCCAGGAGCGGCGCTCGCCTCGGCGCGCGCTCCGGATCTCTCGCTCTGGATCGAGGGGAGGTCGAACTGGGTCCAGGAGAGCCGGGCGCGGCGGAAGGCGTCGGCGGTCGACGCGCTGACGTTCTCGGGGGGTTGCTCGACGTCGCGGCAGAGCACCATCGTGCAAGCGATGGACGCGGCCGAGACCTACGCGCAGGGCGCCCACGAGTACCTGACGACCACCACCCCCTCGGGCACGGGCCGTTACAAGACGTGGTTCGGGACCTACACGACGGCGCGGTGGGCGACGGCGCAGAAGCAGTTCCTGGCCATCCGGGATGCGTTCGTGGGGCAGGACGTGACCGTGGACTGCAGCTGCACGGACTCGGGGGTGTACGCCTACGTGTACCCGCGGGAGCCGTACAACATCTACGTGTGCGGCGCGTTCTGGAGCGCGCCGATGACCGGCACCGATTCGAAGGGAGGGACCCTGGTCCACGAGATGAGCCACTTCGCGGTCGTGGCCGAGACGGACGACCACGCCTACGGTCACACCGCCGCGAAGAACCTGGCGAAGTCGAGCCCGACCAAGGCGCTGAACAACGCCGACAACCACGAGTTCTTCGCGGAGAACACGCCCACGCTGCTGTGA
- a CDS encoding ammonium transporter, with product MQIDSGDTAWLLVSTALVLFMTPGLALFYGGMVRRKNVLSTLMHAFAALGVISLQWVLFGYSLAFGTSHAGLIGGFDHVGLSGLAGTARGTVPALAFCAFQMMFAVITPALIAGAFAERMRFSAYLVFAVLWTTLVYDPVAHWVWAEEGWLFEMAALDFAGGTVVHLAAGVSALVCSLVIGRRTGWPHERHQPHNLTMTLLGAGILWFGWFGFNAGSALAANGLAAMALVGTHAAAAAGACGWVLVEWAQRRKPTALGVASGLVAGLVGITPAAGFVSPLAALVIGFLSGAACYGAVLLKERLRYDDSLDAFGVHGVGGLLGALLTGVFARKALNDGGQDGLLAGNPGQLVPQVAGIVAVGLYAAVVTFGLLKLLDKLMGLRVPVPEEREGLDATEHGETGYAL from the coding sequence ATGCAGATCGACTCCGGGGACACCGCCTGGCTCCTCGTCTCCACGGCCCTGGTCCTGTTCATGACCCCGGGCCTCGCCCTGTTTTACGGGGGCATGGTGCGGCGCAAGAACGTCCTCAGCACGCTCATGCACGCCTTCGCCGCCCTCGGCGTGATCAGCCTGCAATGGGTGCTCTTCGGGTATTCTCTGGCCTTCGGCACCTCCCACGCCGGCCTGATCGGCGGCTTCGACCACGTCGGCTTGAGCGGCCTCGCCGGCACCGCGCGCGGCACCGTCCCGGCCCTCGCCTTCTGCGCCTTCCAGATGATGTTCGCGGTGATCACCCCCGCCCTCATCGCCGGCGCCTTCGCCGAGCGCATGCGGTTTTCGGCGTACCTCGTCTTCGCCGTCCTCTGGACGACGCTGGTCTACGACCCGGTGGCGCACTGGGTGTGGGCCGAAGAGGGCTGGCTCTTCGAGATGGCCGCCCTCGACTTCGCCGGCGGCACCGTCGTCCACCTCGCCGCGGGCGTCTCGGCCCTCGTCTGCTCTCTCGTCATCGGGCGGCGCACGGGCTGGCCGCACGAGCGCCACCAGCCCCACAACCTGACCATGACCCTCCTCGGGGCGGGCATCCTGTGGTTCGGGTGGTTCGGCTTCAACGCGGGCAGCGCCCTCGCCGCGAACGGCCTCGCCGCCATGGCCCTCGTCGGCACCCACGCCGCGGCGGCAGCAGGCGCCTGCGGCTGGGTCCTGGTCGAGTGGGCCCAGCGCCGCAAGCCCACCGCCCTCGGCGTCGCCTCGGGCCTCGTCGCCGGCCTCGTCGGCATCACCCCTGCCGCGGGCTTCGTCTCGCCTCTCGCCGCCCTCGTCATCGGCTTCCTCTCCGGCGCCGCCTGCTACGGCGCCGTCCTGCTCAAGGAGCGCCTGCGCTACGACGACTCCCTCGACGCCTTCGGCGTCCACGGCGTCGGCGGCCTCCTCGGCGCCTTGCTCACCGGCGTCTTCGCCCGGAAAGCGCTCAACGACGGCGGGCAAGATGGCCTCCTCGCCGGCAACCCGGGCCAGCTCGTGCCGCAGGTCGCCGGCATCGTCGCCGTGGGCCTCTACGCCGCGGTGGTGACGTTCGGACTGCTCAAGCTCCTCGACAAGCTCATGGGCCTGCGCGTCCCCGTTCCCGAGGAGCGCGAGGGCCTCGACGCCACCGAGCACGGCGAGACCGGCTACGCGCTTTGA
- a CDS encoding universal stress protein — protein sequence MKTLLVAHDFDETSDRALDQAIDLARKLGASVKVLHVYSVPIYAFPEGSAYIPSAADAAQIADAAQRHLDHVLKTRRAASPDITFEGLLRAGMTAEEICKQADEIDADIIVIGTHGRGAIGRAILGSVAQQVMRHARQPVLSVRSA from the coding sequence ATGAAGACCCTTCTCGTTGCCCATGATTTCGACGAGACCTCCGACCGAGCCCTGGATCAGGCGATCGACCTGGCCCGGAAGCTCGGCGCATCGGTGAAGGTCCTCCATGTCTACAGCGTACCCATCTATGCCTTCCCGGAGGGGTCCGCCTACATCCCCTCCGCGGCGGATGCGGCCCAGATCGCGGACGCAGCGCAGCGTCACCTCGACCACGTGCTGAAGACGCGCCGCGCAGCATCCCCGGACATCACCTTCGAGGGCTTGCTCCGCGCTGGCATGACCGCCGAGGAGATCTGCAAGCAGGCCGACGAGATCGATGCGGACATCATCGTCATCGGCACGCACGGCCGCGGCGCCATCGGCCGGGCCATCCTCGGCAGCGTCGCACAGCAAGTGATGCGCCACGCCCGTCAGCCCGTCCTGAGCGTCCGCAGCGCCTGA
- a CDS encoding NAD-dependent epimerase/dehydratase family protein yields the protein MRCLVTGAAGFVGSHLSERLVALGHDVVGVDRFSAYYPLSHKEANLARLRDEPRFRLEAVDLCEADLVRLLDGCEVVFHVAAQAGVRSSWEGFDVYLRDNVLATQRLLEAARRPGSTVRKVVYASSSSVYGDAPELPFRESSPTVPCSPYGVTKLSAEQLCELYRRSFGLATASLRYFTVYGPRQRPDMGFFRFIEATLSRRSIPLFGDGEQTRDFTFVADIVEATRRAGEGGAVGIYNVGGGSRVTLNQVLSLLGEIAGEVRVERRPSQAGEMAHTWADISAAARDLGYAPAVTLREGLEAQVAWHRSRRSDAA from the coding sequence TTGCGTTGTCTGGTGACCGGCGCCGCCGGGTTCGTGGGATCGCACCTCTCGGAGCGGCTCGTTGCGCTCGGCCACGACGTGGTCGGCGTGGACCGGTTCAGTGCGTACTACCCCCTGTCGCACAAGGAGGCGAACCTCGCACGGCTGCGAGACGAGCCGCGCTTTCGCCTGGAGGCCGTCGATCTCTGCGAGGCCGATCTGGTCCGGCTGCTGGACGGCTGCGAGGTGGTGTTCCACGTGGCGGCGCAGGCGGGGGTGCGGTCGAGCTGGGAGGGGTTCGACGTGTACCTCCGGGACAACGTCCTGGCGACGCAGCGGCTCCTGGAGGCGGCGCGGCGGCCCGGATCGACGGTGCGCAAGGTGGTCTACGCCTCGTCGTCGTCGGTGTACGGCGACGCGCCGGAGCTACCGTTCCGCGAGTCGAGCCCCACGGTGCCCTGCTCTCCGTACGGGGTGACGAAGCTCTCGGCCGAGCAGCTCTGCGAGCTGTACCGGCGCAGCTTCGGCCTGGCGACGGCGTCGCTGCGCTACTTCACGGTGTACGGCCCGCGGCAGCGCCCCGACATGGGGTTCTTCCGGTTCATCGAGGCGACGCTCTCGCGCCGGTCGATCCCGCTTTTCGGCGACGGTGAGCAGACGCGGGACTTCACGTTCGTCGCCGACATCGTGGAGGCGACGCGGCGCGCGGGCGAGGGGGGGGCGGTCGGGATCTACAACGTCGGCGGTGGTTCGCGGGTGACGCTGAACCAGGTGCTGTCGTTGCTGGGGGAAATCGCGGGGGAGGTGCGGGTGGAGCGGCGGCCGTCCCAGGCCGGAGAGATGGCCCATACGTGGGCCGACATCTCGGCGGCCGCGCGAGACCTGGGCTACGCGCCAGCGGTGACGCTGCGCGAGGGCCTCGAGGCGCAGGTGGCCTGGCATCGATCGCGGAGGTCCGACGCAGCATGA
- the rfbA gene encoding glucose-1-phosphate thymidylyltransferase RfbA produces MKGIILAGGSGTRLDPLTRAVSKQLLPVYDKPMIYYPLSVLMLAGIRDMLIITTPDDAPQFQRLLGDGSQLGVSFSYATQPKPNGLAEAFLIGREFVAGGPSCLVLGDNIFHGAGLYDLLKTSREALDGCVLFGYRVQDPERYGVAELDEQGRVLSLEEKPTKPRSHIAVTGLYFYDEQVVDIAQGLRPSARGELEITDLNRAYVEQGRARLTLLGRGMAWLDTGTPESLLEAGQFVHVMEKRQGTHIACLEEIAFRMGTIDAGQLERLSHRYGKSQYGEYLRAVLREPRRT; encoded by the coding sequence ATGAAGGGAATCATCCTTGCCGGTGGGAGCGGGACGCGGCTCGATCCGCTGACCCGCGCTGTCTCCAAGCAGCTCCTGCCCGTCTACGACAAGCCGATGATCTACTACCCGCTGTCGGTGCTGATGCTCGCCGGCATCCGGGACATGCTGATCATCACCACGCCCGACGACGCGCCGCAGTTCCAGCGCTTGCTGGGCGACGGATCGCAGCTCGGGGTCTCGTTCTCCTACGCGACGCAGCCGAAGCCGAATGGGCTGGCCGAGGCGTTCCTCATCGGGCGCGAGTTCGTGGCCGGAGGGCCGTCGTGCCTCGTGCTGGGCGACAACATCTTCCACGGCGCAGGGCTCTACGACCTCTTGAAGACCTCGCGGGAGGCGCTGGATGGGTGCGTGCTCTTCGGCTACCGCGTGCAGGACCCGGAGCGCTACGGGGTGGCGGAGCTGGACGAGCAGGGCAGGGTGCTGTCACTGGAGGAGAAGCCCACGAAGCCGCGGTCGCACATCGCCGTGACGGGGCTCTACTTCTACGACGAGCAGGTGGTCGACATCGCGCAGGGGCTCCGGCCGTCGGCGCGGGGAGAGCTGGAGATCACGGACCTGAACCGGGCGTACGTCGAGCAGGGGCGGGCGCGGTTGACGCTCCTCGGCCGCGGGATGGCCTGGCTCGACACGGGGACGCCCGAGAGCCTGCTCGAAGCGGGTCAGTTCGTGCACGTGATGGAGAAGCGGCAAGGGACGCACATCGCCTGCCTGGAGGAGATCGCGTTCCGGATGGGGACCATCGACGCCGGGCAGCTCGAACGGCTCTCGCACCGTTACGGCAAGAGCCAGTACGGCGAGTACCTGCGGGCGGTGCTCCGGGAGCCGCGCAGGACATGA
- the rfbB gene encoding dTDP-glucose 4,6-dehydratase: MRAPKNMLVTGGCGFIGSAFVRFLLRAQGSVARVVNLDLLTYAANPDNVAEYATDPRYVLVQGDIGDQALVARLCEEHAIDTIVHFAAESHVDRSILGPLVFVETNVVGTVKLLEVVRARPGLHFHHVSTDEVYGSLGPEGLFTETTRYQPNSPYAASKAASDHLVRAYAHTYGLSVTLSNCSNNYGPYQFPEKLVPLMILNMLEQKPLPVYGDGLNVRDWLHVDDHAEAIWAIVTRGARGETYNVGGRSERTNLDLLRMLIDEVARQTGTSADGLGALMRFVADRPGHDRRYAIDCDRIERELGFTPRHDLAGGIAATVRWYLENGGWIERVRSGAYRQWIEANYGDRDARAATPTPG; the protein is encoded by the coding sequence ATGAGAGCGCCGAAGAACATGCTGGTGACGGGCGGCTGCGGGTTCATCGGCTCCGCCTTCGTGCGCTTCCTGCTGCGCGCGCAGGGGTCGGTGGCGCGCGTCGTGAACCTCGACCTGCTGACGTACGCCGCGAACCCCGACAACGTGGCGGAGTACGCGACCGATCCTCGCTACGTGCTCGTCCAGGGGGACATCGGCGATCAGGCACTGGTCGCACGGCTCTGCGAGGAGCACGCGATCGACACGATCGTCCACTTCGCCGCCGAGAGCCACGTGGACCGGAGCATCCTGGGGCCGCTGGTGTTCGTGGAGACGAACGTGGTGGGCACGGTGAAGCTCCTGGAGGTGGTGCGCGCACGGCCAGGGCTTCATTTCCACCACGTGTCGACGGACGAGGTGTACGGGTCGCTCGGTCCCGAGGGGCTGTTCACGGAGACGACGCGCTACCAGCCGAACTCGCCCTACGCAGCGTCGAAGGCGGCGTCGGATCACCTGGTGCGGGCCTATGCGCACACCTACGGGCTCAGCGTGACCCTCTCGAACTGCAGCAACAACTACGGGCCGTATCAGTTCCCCGAGAAGCTCGTGCCGCTGATGATCCTGAACATGCTGGAGCAGAAGCCGCTGCCGGTCTACGGCGACGGGCTGAACGTGCGCGACTGGCTGCACGTGGACGATCACGCCGAGGCGATCTGGGCGATCGTGACCCGTGGAGCGCGGGGCGAGACGTACAACGTCGGAGGGCGGAGCGAGCGGACGAACCTGGATCTGCTGCGGATGCTGATCGACGAGGTGGCGCGTCAGACGGGGACGAGCGCCGACGGGCTGGGCGCGCTGATGCGCTTCGTGGCCGACAGGCCCGGGCACGACCGGCGCTACGCGATCGACTGCGACCGGATCGAGCGGGAGCTGGGCTTCACGCCGCGTCACGATCTGGCCGGAGGGATCGCGGCGACCGTGCGCTGGTACCTGGAGAACGGCGGGTGGATCGAGCGGGTCCGCTCCGGGGCGTACCGCCAGTGGATCGAGGCGAACTACGGCGATCGCGACGCTCGGGCCGCAACGCCGACACCGGGGTGA
- a CDS encoding glycosyltransferase family 2 protein yields the protein MTVDLPFAETQKSLEPLLSSASASPAPLATTTPEQSPVLAEGGAPHVSIVVPGLNEAESLPELASRIKDALGGRVVYELIFVDDGSTDDTWKVIGAIRAKDPTVKGIRLRKNFGKATALTAGFQKARGEIIVTMDADLQDDPADLPTLLGRVEAGDDVVVGWKVQRLDPTNRLVLSRIFNGTVRWVTGVKLHDMNCGFKAYRQDVIRNIPIYGDLFRFIPALAASQGFRVAEVPVKHHARRYGASRYGLERILRGFFDLLSVLFLTRYSKKPMHLFGLMGLVFAALGVCVNAYLTLLWFLGHKIGDRPLLLLGVLMIILGIQFFSMGFIGEFLTFQMQQRTMRNDLPIREEVG from the coding sequence GTGACCGTGGATCTTCCCTTCGCCGAAACCCAGAAATCCCTGGAGCCGCTGCTTTCTTCTGCATCTGCGTCTCCCGCGCCCCTCGCCACCACCACCCCGGAGCAGAGCCCGGTCCTCGCCGAGGGAGGCGCCCCGCACGTCTCCATCGTCGTCCCCGGCCTCAACGAGGCCGAGAGCCTCCCGGAGCTGGCCTCGCGCATCAAAGACGCGCTCGGTGGCCGCGTCGTTTACGAGCTCATCTTCGTGGACGACGGCAGCACCGACGACACGTGGAAGGTCATCGGCGCGATCCGCGCCAAGGATCCCACCGTCAAAGGCATCCGGCTGCGAAAGAACTTCGGCAAGGCCACCGCGCTCACCGCCGGCTTCCAGAAGGCCCGCGGCGAGATCATCGTCACCATGGACGCCGATCTCCAGGACGACCCGGCCGACCTGCCCACCCTCCTCGGAAGGGTCGAAGCGGGCGACGACGTCGTCGTCGGCTGGAAGGTCCAGCGCCTCGACCCCACCAACCGCCTCGTCCTCTCGCGCATCTTCAACGGCACCGTGCGGTGGGTGACGGGCGTGAAGCTCCACGACATGAACTGCGGCTTCAAGGCCTACCGCCAGGACGTCATCCGCAACATCCCCATCTACGGCGACCTCTTCCGCTTCATCCCTGCCCTCGCCGCCTCGCAGGGCTTCCGCGTCGCCGAGGTCCCGGTCAAGCACCACGCCCGCCGCTACGGCGCGTCCCGCTACGGCCTCGAGCGCATCCTGCGCGGCTTCTTCGATCTGCTCAGCGTCCTCTTCCTGACGCGCTACTCGAAGAAGCCGATGCACCTGTTCGGCCTGATGGGCCTCGTCTTCGCCGCCCTCGGCGTGTGCGTCAACGCGTACCTGACCCTGCTCTGGTTCCTCGGTCACAAGATCGGCGACCGCCCGCTGCTCCTCCTCGGCGTGCTGATGATCATCCTCGGCATCCAGTTCTTCTCCATGGGCTTCATCGGCGAGTTCCTCACCTTCCAGATGCAGCAGCGCACCATGAGGAACGACCTCCCCATCCGCGAAGAAGTGGGCTGA